The following proteins come from a genomic window of Rutidosis leptorrhynchoides isolate AG116_Rl617_1_P2 chromosome 10, CSIRO_AGI_Rlap_v1, whole genome shotgun sequence:
- the LOC139871703 gene encoding flavonol 4'-sulfotransferase-like, with product MEDKFEKLPQHSISWLKGRSTWYKNQGFWTLQKFHIGAIMAQQRFKVQPPSDTMLCSFPKSGTTWLKALSFAILTRHKFDESTTPLLTTFPHDFVPNLDVDLEKIEANGNNDSHDSSPLMFSSHLPYTCLPESIISSNCKIVYVYRNVKDVIVSHYHFLRELFKVPIEDAPFEEAFEEFCQGISAYGPYWEHILGFWKASLERPGTILFLKYEDLKRDPTTHVKALAEFLGNPFSDEEVGKGAVESIINLCSFERLKNLDVNKTGLRHNCERKSYFRKAKVGDWENYFTNEMKEKIDNIIHEKLSGVDLVLK from the coding sequence ATGGAAGACAAATTCGAAAAACTTCCTCAACATAGCATCAGCTGGTTAAAAGGAAGGTCAACTTGGTACAAAAATCAAGGATTTTGGACCTTACAAAAGTTTCATATAGGAGCAATTATGGCTCAACAAAGGTTCAAGGTTCAACCCCCAAGTGACACAATGCTGTGTAGCTTTCCTAAAAGTGGCACAACTTGGCTAAAGGCTTTATCTTTTGCCATTTTAACCCGACACAAGTTCGACGAATCCACCACTCCTTTACTTACAACCTTTCCTCACGACTTTGTTCCTAACCTAGATGTAGATCTTGAGAAAATCGAAGCCAACGGTAACAACGACTCTCATGACTCGTCCCCATTAATGTTTTCCTCACACCTTCCTTACACTTGTTTGCCAGAATCAATCATATCTTCAAATTGCAAGATAGTTTATGTATATCGAAATGTGAAAGATGTCATAGTTTCTCATTACCATTTTCTTAGAGAATTGTTCAAAGTACCGATTGAAGATGCACCGTTCGAGGAGGCCTTTGAAGAATTTTGTCAAGGCATTTCGGCATATGGACCGTACTGGGAACATATTTTGGGATTTTGGAAAGCTAGTCTTGAAAGGCCAGGGACAATACTTTTCTTGAAATACGAGGACCTGAAACGGGACCCTACAACTCATGTGAAGGCGCTTGCCGAGTTCCTTGGTAACCCTTTTTCGGATGAAGAAGTGGGAAAAGGCGCGGTTGAAAGCATTATCAATTTGTGTAGTTTTGAGAGGTTGAAAAACTTAGATGTTAATAAAACTGGATTACGACATAATTGCGAAAGAAAGAGTTATTTCAGGAAGGCTAAGGTTGGAGATTGGGAGAATTATTTCACAAATGAGATGAAAGAAAAGATTGACAATATTATTCATGAGAAATTGAGTGGTGTTGATTTAGTTCTGAAATAA